The Oryza brachyantha chromosome 7, ObraRS2, whole genome shotgun sequence genomic interval ACGGGTTCACATGTCAGCATCTGTTACTGCATATCAGCAACTGTATATCAGTAACCGCAGAGGATCCATGATAGATGCATCGATCGTAGAACTTAATCAGCAACGTAATGCAGCTTGTCTGACGACGCATCGATCATTATAATCTCACTGCAGACAAAGCAAAGTTGGGTTAAGATTTTTGATTACTTGATGACGCCAGGTTCGTCCACCTGGGCCCATAAACTATGGCTGTTCGTGACACGTCATCCCCATCGAATTATTTGGCTTATCATTGTACCCGACAAGATCaagagtgtgtgtgtgtgcagaaTTGATGGTTCATATTGCCTGTCATGGCTGGAGTCATTTGTAGTTTTTCTACAATACATTTTgcgtttaaattttggattctaCATTTCTCCTATGAAATTATAGCCTTGTTTGATTTATAGTATTGAATGGATTATTGCAACGGATTATCTACTATATGTAGACACAATTGATATtataagaaataaacttaCGGAATagtttaaaacaaataatttaatcaaTGCAGTAGAagagaaatgtttttttataaaatgtattttttttgaagtgtGGAGCAAATAATCTGTTTTGATATTCCGATGAATAATCTGGAAACCGCAGGGTCTAAGCATCATATGTTCATACTGATTTTGGGGAATTTTAGTAAAATCATGTAGTTTTAGATTGTCTCTGCAGGTTGTcaatatatcaaaaaatattatcttgtgTAGTTGTTAATTAGGTCTATTAATATTTAGCAATTCTAAAAAACTACAGTTGCAAAAAACAAAGGTTCTCTTCTACTCGGAAGTGATGGATGAGTTGCAATTCTccttccctttttttcttcgCATAGGTTTAGCTGTGAAATACTACTATTATAGACTTTCAGGCCAGCCTTCTTTAAAAAGTAGAGTTTCAGCCTTTGAATCAGTAAATCATGCGTGTCCAACGATACAAGaattattatcaaatataatagattttgtaataaaattgGCTCTAactaaattattgttttgcGATGCTATATCATACAGTTTTGTAATGAGTTCAGTgataaatctgtagttttttaatagtttggtGTAAGTACACGTAGCTTTATTAGTTAACAAGGGGGTTAACTGACCACGTGTGTAATTTGGATTTGAGGGGATTTTGCCACTTTTTACTAACTGGGTTTAATCACTCCCGCATACCTCTCACAGAGAATATAAATCTATTACCACTCATTCGtaagagcaaaaaaaaagttaaattttatgttcttAAACTGTGATATTTTATACGAACCTATAACCCTCCATTATTGTGTATCGCATCTAGTAACCCTTGTTAAGAGAAGTGGCGGACTCCAGTGCATTTTACtcttagtaaaatttaatccaACCgctgatctatttttatccgacggttatgattaaattatactaccaacaaccAACAATATTAAGTGTAGTAAAAATTTGAAGGGATAGTATCgttctttttattgtgatctttattgtgaaaaagacaaaattacaaaatactgctaatcaagtaattaataaagtacagaaatatatttttctactgaTAATATAATACTACAAATAAAATGCACCTTAGAGGTGCCCTAAGAGAAACCTTACAAATACAAACAAACCGAcatgaaaaatgtttttttaattcgtGTTGGTTTAACTTAATTATTCccatgaaagaaagaaaaaggcaaacTATACGTGTGGTAGTATTTGCTTTACGTTTTTTTTCTGCAAGGAATTACAATGTAAATTTTAACACCATATTacctactagctagctacattTCATCCATTGAATATGAAATCGATAAGTATCGATGAAAAGGGACAAAAACCAGGGCATGCCTCTCTGTCCCGATCGATGATGACCACAGGTTTTAATTTGCAATCTCACTAAATTTTCAGGCATTTgtgaatcaatcaatcaagatCGAGTAGCTGTATGTGCAATGACAGTGACAAAAGCAGATACAGCTTGATTCTGCTGGTCGGCGTATCTCTCATGAAAACCGTGACACAGTTTCTAAGTTTttatggatcgatcgatcaaagataaaaacatcgcatgcggttttgttttgtttatgctcCGTAGTGTACTGCCTGTCTGAAACACATAGATTTAATTTCACAGaaattttacagaaatttcATGAAAGAAGGTCCACTTCAAGTCAAATGACGCATCCAAATGAAAATCCCCCCTGGTTTTAGTTACTTCAATATACTTTGTAGGAGAACTATTATCTCAGAGTCATCTTTTGGCATATTAAAAGGAAAAGGCaaagacatatttgcaaacgaaaaataatctgtgaataaaacttttatatgcgtgtttatagcgatataaaaggtaaagctagaaaataaacttcgttaaaaaaaaccccaaatcgacatcaaatttaaggttaaaaatacaaattttgtattataacACAGAGCCAAAAAGATAGGGGTATACTACAGCATTTTGACTTTTAAACATAATGTATAATCATTtgtgttatttaaaaacttaatgtaaatataaagGATATATgttatgcttaattttttttaatggttaaACAATTCACAGAATAAATAACACTTCCAAAAAGAATTCAATAAGATAATGGTCAAACTTAatgtctaaaaaaaatcaaaccatcATACAGTATGGTTATTAATATGACCCATGCATGTTGTATAGATCAATACACAGGCAGCTAGCTTATCCTGCAGAAAGCTACTGCCTCCGGTTATTAATATTTGACATCTGTAAGAATGCAACTGCAATTTCCAGCGTGACATTTCATTCTTTCGATCCATGTAATTGCTCACTAATTTTGATGGTCTCAGTGATCCGAATGGGAcagtatgtatatattaccTCAAGAAATTATAATACCGTTCCAATTGGTGGAAATTTCGCACAAGGTTTGTGTGAATTTTGTAAAAGCACAGTTTAATTTccggtaatatatatatatattatggtgATTTCCCGGTACTCGATGATACTAggaaaattttacactgaaaaatgatATAGTACTAGTTCTTAGTACCTCCAAAACCAAAACCGTAAATTGTTTCTAATTTGTCCAGATATATTCATCAAACTAGCAATACTTACTTAAAATCATATGGGCATATTCTGCTGGATGATTTGAAAggagttttttgtttcattttttcctCAACATAGGAGGTATTTTTCTTGTTGATGTAGCCACTCCGGTCTTTCACTGAGGATGCCCGGGTCGGTGTCTTGCGGTTTGCAGTTCTGATTTTTCCTCAGCAACCATGTTATTGAACCTTGCAACCGAATTACTCAATCTTAAATAAATCTTGGCCGGCTAATTTTCGCCGGACTGATGAAAGAAATCATACATGCAAATTAGTTTTAAACAATACtttctccatttcaaaatatccGCGGCCCAATAGATCTATTAGTATTGATTGATATTATCAGTTAGTAATTCAGATATCTAAATACggaaacaaaacaatttaaaaattattactcCATCTTTTCCATATTATGTCAGCTTTGGTCCATATTAAGTTAAACATATCCGACTTTGACTAAATCTATAAGAAATATATAGTGAtgttttaacataaaataaatatattataaaaatatttaattgtgGATTTCATAAAACTAATTCACTGTTGTGgattttggtatatatattttccatagtttggttaaacaaataaaactaaaatgacttataaaataaaacggAAAAAGTTGGCACGAAAGTTTGAATAAATGTACCAGGCTGGCTATGATCTAGTGCATGCATCCAACCAATATGCATGCGTGTTACCTTGCATATCCAGCAATAAACTAGCTAGCAATGAAGTGGCCATGAAATGGCTATATCTTAATTTAATTGACTTTTCAGGCGTTTAATCGATCAAAATGACGGCACATGTAATTGCTTCCTGCTTTCGAAGAGATTAATTAACAGCACACATCACCTGCGTATGTTTGCTTCCAATAACACAGTCATCACTTtcaatcttttcgcttttgctcatatttttgagttgattttaggttctttttcattgtagtttatttttcggtctttatttttaaatctctgAGGACATGattcataacttattttttgtttgtaaatatgaggtttggtttttttatcaccCCCCATATATCCAGTTGATTGGAACAATTGCGTTCTTTTGGGCAAATTATTTCTGGACTTTTACACGTACATTTTTGAGCTGTtcaacgatgtattttttcaaaaagtatatataaaattcatcATATCACTattgtaaaatagatttttaactttgtagtagttaattatattgtttatattattaaatagctataataatctttcatctccgtctagaaaaaaagaacaccacttataaaattttaagataagatttaatactacttatattttacttgagcaatcatgcatgcatatgaatGGCAAGTCCACCGCAATTATTGGATACCACGGTGACGTGTCCTCCCTACCTTGTCTTCTCTGCAGATGTATGTCAATTGCTTATGATTATTATCTACTCAATCAGTCCAATTTTAACtagttaaattaaaaataaactaagcaTGAGTTTAAATGACTATTGTGCTCTTTGTTAATGTGTAGAGAAAACGATgaggagaagaaaacaaagaggAGATATTACTATAGGTTCAGTGGCTAAAacgagaagaaaaagattatAGTGTTAAAAGAAGTTTAATGAACCctaatctaaaagtaaactCTTTATTTATGGGGTAAACGGTTAGGCTAAAACTACACTCTATTAACCAAGAGAGTAAGCAgtattctaaaattttgataagtaaacataaatcaaattatgttCAAATTATATTACTTGAAGTATTATAGCAAGTCAAATCGCGCCTTAGGAAGAACATATGTGCATATCTAAtctgtgcatgcatgatgcttCACTATCATCATATACGGAAGTTATATCCTGCAATGATAATGGTGGTGGTACTGAATCTGCCACTGTCAACCCTATTTTGTATACTTCTTATTGATTAATCATGTATGCATAATACTACAAAATATTCATGCACATTAGTTGCatcttattttatctataagtATAGGTTTGTCATGCAAACACATCTATAGGGTTGAATTCATGTAAAAACCACACTATTGATCTATTCCAAACAATATCAGCATATGCATAATTTATGATTATCTGTAGCAAAACATGGCCATTTAACTAGTTCgtagaaaagaagaagaaaatgagTGAATTATTGGAGACTTGGAGCAAGTAACTTCATTTTCACTTTCCATTTCAACAAAATACAATTCTAGCTGTTGAATATACATTACCCCAGGGATAAACTCGACTTGAATACTTGATAATCACTCGAGGCCGACCCATTTCAGAAAGATGAAATCAAGACGATTTGAGTAGTGCAACATATATCCAGATCAGGCAGGTCAATTGTAAACGACCAATTGGCTCCATTATTGCCAGATCAATGTCACTAGAATGATTTAATCTCATCATATCATGTACATGTAGTTTGAATACCTGATTAATCAACGCGTATTAAATTCCTCCCTGTAATTATTGGACCCTCCAaatcttgcttttttttttctctttaatcGCGAATATATCTTCCACTTTTGTTGGAGGGTGATCTAACcgcctaggccgcgttcggcggtatgatgtaagttaacttatgctcTGACACGAacaacatagtaatagattagtatattattaattaattattaaaaaaatatataatagattaatatgatttttaaaacaatttttctatagaaattttttttaaaaaatatacagtttAATAGTTCGAAAAGCATAcgtgcggaaaacgagagaggtaagttaactaaccGGGGACTGCCGAACGCGACCCTAGTCAATTTTCCTCTAAAAAGCATcaaacaattataaaaaaattataagcaaaacttttatgcatgtgtttttaacaacttaaaagtaaaactgaaaaataagatacaataaaaaattcaaaatcaactttaaatttaaaattaaaaaattaattttgacttataagcaaaaagacgAGGGGCATAAAACATGGTTCAATCAGGGCAGTTTGCATTTAATATCTAAAGTACTGTGACCCTAGTTTGAATTATAGCCAGAACTCCAGAACCACCTACAATAATAATACTTGAttacactaaaaatacttGAGAACCTCCCTGTAATAATGCCATCGTAATTATTATCTTTTCCATGAaaattatgtgtttttaacATAATTGCTCGTGTACCATTTACAGCCAATCAAATTGTGTCCGGTTAATTTGGAATGCTGaaatttcaaaggaaaaaaatgattgcacTAAAATACGAAAGAACTGATTGTTCCCATATTGCAGCTATGCTTGGGTTGTCGAAAACACGGTTTTCTTTAACCATACGAAACTTAGTGACGAagaatttaacaaaaaataaacaatactaTCGATACTGTCGCTTTCTCATCCTCAACCTACAAGGctacaaataataataaaacaactGCCGCCTCCGGTTTAATACTGCCTCCGTTCCTAAATGTATGacgccattaatttttttatacacgtttgaccattcattttatttaaaaaaaatttataaaatatgtaaagctatatatatgcattcttaacaataaatgaaataatataaaaataattaataattatgtaaattttttaaataagacgaagcgTCAAAAGtgcataaaaaagtcaacggcgttaaacatttagggccGGAGGTAGTAATTCATAGcgttttaaaaaacaataccGTCttcaaaatctatttttattataattttaaattgatatatgaaaaaaatacttatgtatattataatattttaaaatatattaatagttaaagtaTTAAGAGTAGCCAAAAAATTTGAGCAATAATAAGGGGAGGAGAAAGTGTAAAGCAGCATTCAATCAGTCAACACAAGTGTTCTGTCAACATGGGGAATGAAACAATAAATAGCAGCCTAGCTAGTCCTCAAAATGATGGAAGTCCCCCCAAATTGTGCACAcaagcaaacaaaatatatcaataaatatataatatcacCAGGCACAAGACAGGTGTCTGCCATACcagtattttgtttcttgcaaGAAATCAATCAATACATGATAACTGTAACACATCAACTTCTCTGACCAGAGCATATATTATCCCACGCAAGCTAATTATTCCTTCacacaaaagaaaaccaaaagaaTGAGAGAAGCAAATTCCTCCTCCTAGGGGTAAAATTGCCGAGAAATTTACAACCGtgacattataattttgtaaagttagTAATATGTCActggtatctcaatgacataTAGGACCTACATGAGTTAGTGACACGTGGGCTACGATGGTATATCTACGATTTCGCACAATTATAACAGTAACTTTGCAATTTTCCCAAAATTGGGgaaagggtgattgtttattttttaagaaatagtcaaatgatatattatagtaaaactttatattgttagcaatataaaagacaagactaaaacataaatcgtaatgaaaaaatcttaaatcaactctaaatttaaggttggatatttaaatttttggctttataagcagaagcaagaACTGAGATTTATTTTGCAAGAATGAGCAGAAGAAAATTCCGATTGAGATGTAACACCTGTTCCCTGCCCATTTTGATCACCATGTGACTATATGTGAGCCCCCTGCTTACATTATTAAgcttcatgaaaaaaaaagacaaatagaTACATAAATAATCGTCAGTGCCATGCTGCCACGTGTCATGGCCACGTCACCTCCCGCGAGTATATAAACCCCCTTCGCTCcactctcttcttcctcccgtcCCGCCACATCtatcccccctctctcttgAGGAGGGCACCGCCATTAGTTTAGTAGCCGCTAATTATCCTCACTAACCCTAATTACCCTCACGCAAAAGCACTCTCTGCGATCCCCTATCATCAAGCTCCAATTATCAGTTCGCCGCGTTAGAGGAGGTGAGCGTGCTGTTTTGATTTGTGATTCTTGGGTTTGGGTTAGTGCTTAATTGGAGTTTGGTAGAGGGTAATTTTGTGATTAGAGCGTTGCTAGTGATCTTGCTGATGCTGATTTTGGTGGTGTTTGGGTGGGTGAGTTCgccggccggaggaggagaagaagatgacggTGACGCCGCAGATCACGGTGGGCGACGGGAGGCTGGCGGTGCGGGGGCGGACGGTGCTGACCGGCGTGCCGGACAACGTGTCGGCGGCGCACGCGTCCGGGGCGGGGCTCGTCGACGGCGCgttcgtcggcgccgccgccggcgaggccaaGAGCCTCCACGTCTTCACCTTCGGCACTCTCCGGTCAGTAACAATGtcacagattttttttttttgttttcttttttggcttCTTCACGAATGTTCAGAGTGCTTCGCGAAACTTGCAAGATTTCTGCAAAAAGATGGCAAATTTACAGATGTTTTCGTTCCAATCTCTCGTAAATTTCTCACCAGAATTCGAAATGCTTCGCGAAACTTACAGAATTTTGGCTGGATGGTTTGGAATTCGCAGGGATTGCCGGTTCATGTGCCTGTTCAGGTTCAAGCTGTGGTGGATGACGCAGCGGATGGGCTCCTCCGGTCGCGACGTCCCGCTCGAGACCCAGTTCATGATCATCGAGGttcccgcctccgccggcgacaacgacgacggcggcggcggcgagccggtgTACGTGGtgatgctgccgctgctggAGGGGCAGTTCCGCGCGGCGCTGCAGGGGAACGAGCACGACGAGCTCCAGATCTGCATCGAGAGCGGTAGGCAACTTAGAATTTGAATTCGAACAAgatttgtgtttttaaaaaacacaatcttttgaggttttttggatgaattttggtcaaaaaattccaaattttggataaaattGTACTGATTTGGGTAATATTATGAGCAGGGGACAAGGCGGTGCAGACGGAGCAGGGAGTGAACATGGTGTACGTCCATGCTGGGACCAACCCCTTTGACACCATCACCCAAGCTGTCAAGTATGaactcctttcttttcttctccgtCTCCATCAGTAAAAATTCACATGAAACAGTTCAATTCTCTGTAGGCATGTATTTATCTTATCACTCATTTGAAATGGAcgaattttaaagaaattttacaaGAATTTAAGCTGACACGtctaaataaatctatacGGTTGGAAATAATGCAGGGCCGTGGAGAAGCACGTGCAGACATTCCACCACAGGGACAAGAAGAAGGTAATACCAAATcaagattatatttttctttgaaggattaaatgaaaaacagatttgatattttttgtgtgtgttttccTACCCAATTGAGAGTAAAAATtggttctttttctttttcgtgtTTCGTCGATCGGTTGTGTTCATGTCATGTCGATGTGGTCAGATGCCGTCGTTCTTGGATTGGTTCGGGTGGTGCACCTGGGACGCATTCTACACCGACGTCACCGCCGACGGCGTCAAGCAGGGCCTCCGCAGCCTCGCCAagggcggcgcgccgccgcgcttcCTCATCGTCGACGACGGCTGGCAGCAGATCGGCACCGAGGacgcgcccggcgacgaggccgtcgccgtgcaGGAAGGCGCGCAGTTCGCGAGCAGGCTGACCGGCATgaaggagaacgtcaagttccAGAACAAGAACGGCGGCCAGGAGGAGACGCCGGGGCTGAAGCTGCTGGTCGACGAGGTGAAGGGGGAGCACGGCGTGCGCCAGGTGTACGTGTGGCACGCCATGGCCGGGTACTGGGGCGGCGTGGCGCCGGCGATGGAGCGGCacgaggcggcgctggcgtACCCGGTGCAGTCGCCGGGGGTGACGGGCAACCAGCCGGACATCGTCATGGACTCCCTCTCCGtgctcggcctcggcctcgtcCACCCGCGCAGGGCGTTCGCCTTCTACGACGAGCTCCACGCCTACCTCGCGTCgtgcggcgtcgacggcgtcaAGGTCGACGTGCAGAACATCATCGAGACGCTCGGCGCcggccacggcggccgcgtcgCGCTCACGCGGGCGTACCACCGCGCGCTCGAGGCCTCCGTGGCGCGGAGCTTCCCCGACAATGGCTGCATCTCCTGCATGTGCCACAACAGCGACATGCTCTACAGCGCGCGCCAGACCGCCGTGGTGCGCGCCTCCGACGACTTCTACCCGCACGACCCGGCGTCGCACACCGTCCACGTCGCCTCCGTCGCCTACAACACCGTCTTCCTCGGCGAGTTCATGCAGCCCGACTGGGACATGTTCCACGTAAGCACCTACCAACccgctcttcttcttcctcgtcgccggcgccggcgaccactTGCTTGTTGAGTGAGTCGATGAAGGTGTTTGATGGGTTGGTTTCTTGCAGAGCTTGCACCCGGCGGCGGAGTAccacggcgcggcgagggcgatCGGCGGCTGCCCGATCTACGTCAGCGACAAGCCGGGGAACCACAACTTCGAGCTGCTCAGGAAGCTCGTCCTCCCCGACGGCTCCGTGCTCCGGGCGCGGCTCCCCGGCCGCCCCACCCGTGACTGCCTCTTCTCCGACCcggcgcgcgacggcgcgagGTACAAAAAAGATTTCGAACTGGGGAAATTTTGCGCGAAATGGTTTCGAATTTGATGAGATTTTGGATTGATTTTGATGGGATTTGATTTATCTGCAGCTTGCTCAAGATATGGAACCTGAACAAGTGCGGCGGCGTAGTCGGGGTGTTCAACTGCCAGGGCGCCGGGTGGTGCCGCGTGGCCAAGAAGACGCGCGTGCACGACGCGGCgccggggacgctcaccggcgccgtgcgcgccgacgacgtcgacgccaTCGCGCAGGTCGCCGGCGGAGGGTGGGACGGCGAGGCCGCGGTGTACGCGCAccgggcgcgggagctggtCCGGCtgccgcgcggcgccgcgctgccgGTGACGCTGGGGGCCCTCGAGTACGAGGTGTTCCACGTCTGCCCGGTCCGCGCCGTCTCCTCCGCCGGCGTCTGCTTCGCGCCCGTCGGGCTCCTCGACATGTTcaacgccggcggcgccgtggagGACTGcgccgtcatcacctccgccgccgccaccaccgccgcggtGGTGGCGCTCAGGGTGCGCGGGTGCGGCCGGTTCGGCGCCTACTTCTCTCGGAGGCCGTCGAGGTGCGCGCTCGACGGCGCGGACGTGGAGTTCGCCTACGACGGGGACAAggggctcgtcgccgtcgacctgccggcgccggagcaggAGCTGTACAGGTGGACCCTGGAGATCCACGTCTAGGATGTTGCCACGTGGCGCACTTGGGTGTTCGTTTCCGTGAGAGGCATTCCCAGCCGTTGGATTATTGCCATCGATGGCTGTGCAGCAGAGATGGACGGGCCGGATTGATGGAGAGATTGCGATGTGCCCTCCATGCCTTGCAACGCAGTAGAGAATGGCTGCTACATCTCAGAAAAGAAGGGTAAAAAACAGTATGCTTTTGTCATGTTATCCCTTGTAAAATGCAGTACTATGATGTGATGCTGCTATATGGCTCATGTAATATTagctaataataaataaataaatgacgGTGCTCCTAACATAATACTGCCTGCCTACTGCATTTTCAACATTCCAGTTCTTCAGCCAAGTGAACAGTTTTGTGTTACTGTTATCAGCCAAGTGAACAGTTTTGTGAACAGTTGTGTGTTACTGTTATCAGACAGCAGCCAAGAATGCAAATCACAGAGCAGGATTGCAAAGTTCTTGTTGTAAACCGCGTGCAATCCTGCAATTTTATTGAGAGCAAAacccaaataaaaatcatgatAATCCATTGGTTTCAGCACAGATTGTCGTGAACTGGGGCTCAAGATAACATTTCAACGGCTCAAGAAAATCCCATTCAAGCACCCTAATGTTTAAGCTTCCTTTCAGCTAGTAACATACAGGAACCACATCTGAAACAAGAACGATGGGCTCGCCCTGGAGGTCACAACGGACAGCACAAGAGTACTACTTCCAAACTGAATGCTTATGCTGTAATGATTCTATTAACTAtgaaactttaaacaactctTCATCAGGCAAGATTGAAAATAGAAAAGGAGGGGGGGCATGGAAAGAAGGTTCTAGCAACAGTACATTTCTTGTTATCAATGATAGTGGTCGTCAAAGCTGCTCTAGATTGCGCTACAAAAATATGGTTCTACGAACTTGAACCCCAACACTGGGTACAATGTAGCACACATCAACCTTGGCCTTGGGTAACTTGTGCTGTCTCATGGGTTATCTATTTGTGGTACAGGTACAC includes:
- the LOC102722973 gene encoding probable galactinol--sucrose galactosyltransferase 2, producing the protein MTVTPQITVGDGRLAVRGRTVLTGVPDNVSAAHASGAGLVDGAFVGAAAGEAKSLHVFTFGTLRDCRFMCLFRFKLWWMTQRMGSSGRDVPLETQFMIIEVPASAGDNDDGGGGEPVYVVMLPLLEGQFRAALQGNEHDELQICIESGDKAVQTEQGVNMVYVHAGTNPFDTITQAVKAVEKHVQTFHHRDKKKMPSFLDWFGWCTWDAFYTDVTADGVKQGLRSLAKGGAPPRFLIVDDGWQQIGTEDAPGDEAVAVQEGAQFASRLTGMKENVKFQNKNGGQEETPGLKLLVDEVKGEHGVRQVYVWHAMAGYWGGVAPAMERHEAALAYPVQSPGVTGNQPDIVMDSLSVLGLGLVHPRRAFAFYDELHAYLASCGVDGVKVDVQNIIETLGAGHGGRVALTRAYHRALEASVARSFPDNGCISCMCHNSDMLYSARQTAVVRASDDFYPHDPASHTVHVASVAYNTVFLGEFMQPDWDMFHSLHPAAEYHGAARAIGGCPIYVSDKPGNHNFELLRKLVLPDGSVLRARLPGRPTRDCLFSDPARDGASLLKIWNLNKCGGVVGVFNCQGAGWCRVAKKTRVHDAAPGTLTGAVRADDVDAIAQVAGGGWDGEAAVYAHRARELVRLPRGAALPVTLGALEYEVFHVCPVRAVSSAGVCFAPVGLLDMFNAGGAVEDCAVITSAAATTAAVVALRVRGCGRFGAYFSRRPSRCALDGADVEFAYDGDKGLVAVDLPAPEQELYRWTLEIHV